The Streptomyces phaeolivaceus genome has a window encoding:
- a CDS encoding ABC transporter substrate-binding protein: protein MTPPAVRTIAAAALSLTALLALTGCGGDSSARTSSDEGQVTLTIGDQAKTLQTIVAASGALKGADYKVKWAEFEGAAPLYQAVQANAADTTYSADLPALQALSGGVRFKTVAALKNDGRHVGIVVRDGSGIDSVKDLKGQKVVVSSAKGSISEYLLANVLRQNGLTYSDVKVQYLLPTDAQAAFASGKIKAWATFGVYQAVGLEQGGKLLVDGADGRVSGYGFIGASDKALADENKKAALGDFLKRLGTALKWTDTHEDEYAKAIVERNGADESVAKTLASAAYSQVLPIDAGVTKTVQGVADLMNGIGVLEPNVDVAGTADTSVLK, encoded by the coding sequence CAGTACGCACCATCGCCGCCGCCGCGCTGAGCCTCACCGCCCTGTTGGCGCTGACCGGCTGCGGCGGGGACTCCTCGGCGCGGACTTCCTCGGACGAGGGCCAGGTCACGCTGACGATCGGCGACCAGGCCAAGACCCTGCAGACCATCGTCGCGGCCTCGGGCGCGCTCAAGGGCGCCGACTACAAGGTGAAGTGGGCCGAGTTCGAGGGCGCGGCCCCGCTCTACCAGGCGGTGCAGGCGAACGCCGCCGACACCACGTACTCCGCCGATCTGCCCGCTCTCCAGGCGCTGAGCGGCGGGGTGAGGTTCAAGACGGTCGCCGCGCTGAAGAACGACGGGCGGCATGTCGGGATCGTCGTCCGGGACGGGTCCGGCATCGACAGTGTGAAGGATCTGAAGGGCCAGAAGGTCGTGGTGTCCTCGGCCAAGGGCAGCATCTCGGAGTATCTGCTCGCCAACGTGCTGCGGCAGAACGGGCTGACGTACTCCGACGTGAAGGTGCAGTACCTGCTGCCGACGGACGCGCAGGCCGCGTTCGCCTCCGGGAAGATCAAGGCGTGGGCGACCTTCGGCGTCTACCAGGCCGTCGGTCTGGAGCAGGGCGGCAAGCTGCTCGTCGACGGCGCCGACGGCCGGGTCAGCGGCTACGGCTTCATCGGCGCCTCCGACAAGGCCCTCGCCGACGAGAACAAGAAGGCCGCGCTCGGCGACTTCCTCAAGCGGCTCGGTACGGCCCTGAAGTGGACCGACACCCACGAGGACGAGTACGCGAAGGCCATCGTGGAACGCAACGGCGCCGACGAGTCGGTGGCGAAGACCCTCGCCTCGGCCGCGTACAGCCAGGTCCTGCCGATCGACGCCGGGGTGACGAAGACGGTCCAGGGTGTCGCCGACCTGATGAACGGCATCGGGGTCCTCGAACCGAACGTGGACGTGGCCGGGACCGCCGACACCTCCGTCCTCAAGTAA
- a CDS encoding LLM class flavin-dependent oxidoreductase, whose product MPVEFISAVHTAPGVNGPAASARTGFDPDYVRRYARALDDGGFDHTLVAYHSASPDALQLAQFVATHTERIRPILAHRPGVVFPTHAARALATLDRISDGRLSLHIISGGSDEEQRREGDYLNKAERYERSDEYIQVLRKVWTADGPVSHEGRYFTFEGYHSDVRPVNGLIPVSVGGSSQDAYRVGGQQGDIFGLWGEPLKETAEQIAAVNAVADAAGRPHPRIWVSFRPIIAPTEELAWEKAHRTLGVLKAESAASDAFRHYRAEGRPANVGSQRLLDIAERGEVHDRCLWTAPAVATNAAGASTALVGTPETVAKALLDYVDIGCDLLSIRGYDPLNDAIDYARHVLPLVRQELAHRATGAQGLSFGSRRLRATVPGECR is encoded by the coding sequence ATGCCCGTGGAATTCATCAGCGCCGTCCACACCGCCCCCGGTGTCAACGGGCCCGCGGCGAGCGCGCGTACCGGCTTCGACCCCGACTACGTCCGCAGGTACGCCCGCGCCCTGGACGACGGCGGCTTCGACCACACCCTCGTCGCCTATCACTCGGCGTCCCCGGACGCGCTGCAGCTGGCCCAGTTCGTGGCCACGCACACCGAGCGGATCCGCCCGATCCTGGCCCACCGGCCGGGTGTCGTCTTCCCCACGCACGCTGCCCGCGCCCTCGCGACCCTGGATCGGATCAGCGACGGTCGACTGTCGCTGCACATCATCTCCGGCGGCAGTGACGAGGAGCAGCGGCGGGAGGGCGACTATCTCAACAAGGCGGAGCGGTACGAGCGTTCGGACGAATACATCCAGGTGCTCCGGAAGGTGTGGACGGCCGACGGGCCGGTCTCGCACGAGGGCAGGTACTTCACGTTCGAGGGCTATCACTCCGATGTGCGGCCGGTGAACGGGCTGATCCCGGTCTCGGTGGGCGGGTCCTCGCAGGACGCCTATCGGGTGGGCGGGCAGCAGGGCGACATCTTCGGGCTGTGGGGCGAGCCGTTGAAGGAGACGGCCGAGCAGATCGCCGCCGTGAACGCGGTCGCGGACGCCGCCGGGCGCCCCCATCCCCGTATCTGGGTGTCGTTCCGGCCGATCATCGCGCCCACCGAGGAGCTGGCCTGGGAGAAGGCGCACCGCACGCTGGGGGTGCTCAAGGCCGAGTCGGCGGCCTCGGACGCGTTCCGCCACTACCGCGCCGAGGGGCGTCCGGCGAACGTCGGTTCGCAGCGGCTGCTGGACATCGCCGAGCGCGGGGAGGTGCACGACCGCTGCCTGTGGACCGCTCCGGCGGTCGCCACCAACGCGGCCGGGGCCTCGACCGCCCTGGTCGGCACGCCGGAGACGGTCGCGAAGGCGCTGCTCGACTATGTCGACATCGGCTGCGACCTGCTGTCGATCCGGGGCTACGACCCGCTGAACGACGCCATCGACTACGCCCGCCATGTCCTGCCGCTGGTCCGGCAGGAACTCGCCCACCGCGCCACCGGCGCCCAGGGCCTGTCGTTTGGATCACGCCGGCTTCGGGCGACGGTGCCTGGTGAGTGCCGGTGA
- a CDS encoding ABC transporter substrate-binding protein → MFQRTLRTSAAALFLLLTAACGASAEAESSSSSSSSSSDLSSVTLRVGATGWKSEEAILQYAGLDDTPYKVKWNLFQGGDLQLQAIRAGALDLASSSEIPPVFAAADGEPNFRVVAVQRAATLNQEVVVPKGSKVTDIAGLKGGKVGYVQNTTAHYFLYELLKQAGLKWSDIDAKPLLPNDGLAALNGGGIDAFASYGTSITTAHQQGATTVGSGADILSGNFLWSARDSVLKSPAQKAAVADLIARITRAYAYVRDGHEDGFAKITADATHQPLAQARKDLLDAQAQRPTEARPVGDDTIASQQKVADAFTELGALKEKLDVKSFWTTALDAELRKAL, encoded by the coding sequence GTGTTCCAGCGCACCCTGCGCACGTCCGCCGCCGCCCTGTTCCTGCTGCTCACGGCGGCGTGCGGCGCCTCCGCCGAGGCCGAGTCCTCGTCGTCCTCGTCGTCCTCGTCGTCCGATCTGTCGTCGGTGACGCTGAGAGTCGGTGCCACCGGCTGGAAGAGCGAGGAGGCGATCCTCCAGTACGCCGGCCTCGACGACACCCCCTACAAGGTGAAGTGGAACCTCTTCCAGGGCGGTGACCTGCAACTCCAGGCCATCCGTGCCGGGGCGCTCGATCTGGCGTCCTCCAGTGAGATCCCGCCGGTCTTCGCGGCGGCGGACGGCGAGCCGAACTTCAGGGTCGTGGCCGTGCAGCGCGCCGCGACGCTCAACCAGGAGGTCGTCGTCCCCAAGGGGTCGAAGGTCACCGACATCGCCGGTCTGAAGGGCGGGAAGGTCGGCTATGTGCAGAACACCACCGCGCACTACTTCCTGTACGAGCTGCTGAAGCAGGCGGGCCTCAAGTGGTCCGACATCGACGCCAAACCGCTGCTGCCGAACGACGGTCTCGCCGCCCTCAACGGTGGCGGTATCGACGCCTTCGCCTCCTACGGCACCTCGATCACCACCGCCCACCAGCAGGGCGCCACCACGGTCGGCTCCGGCGCGGACATCCTGTCGGGCAACTTCCTCTGGTCGGCCCGGGACAGTGTGCTGAAAAGCCCCGCGCAGAAGGCGGCGGTCGCCGATCTGATCGCCCGCATCACCCGGGCGTACGCGTATGTACGGGACGGGCACGAGGACGGCTTCGCGAAGATCACCGCCGACGCCACCCACCAGCCGCTCGCCCAGGCGAGGAAGGATCTCCTCGACGCGCAGGCCCAGCGGCCGACCGAGGCCCGCCCGGTCGGCGACGACACGATCGCCTCGCAGCAGAAGGTCGCCGACGCGTTCACCGAACTGGGCGCGCTGAAGGAGAAGTTGGACGTGAAGTCGTTCTGGACGACCGCACTCGACGCCGAGCTGAGGAAGGCCCTGTGA
- a CDS encoding acyl-CoA dehydrogenase family protein, translated as MSDRRRVIDRLAELAPGYDRSGDFPAESLRVAHTAGLLTATVGERYGGRGAGVEETARILHALGQGDPSVALISAMTLVAHARQAAQPHWPEELYARVLKESGERPVLINHARVEPELGSPARGGLPATRARRTGGGWAISGTKRFVTGAEGLDWFLVWATTDEAEPRVGTFLVPGGSPGIDIAGNWDQLGLRASGSHDVTFREVEVPYEQVIGPAAYGPGAEQDNRAGAAIHLPLAALYLGVARAAQAFFHTFARERVPANLGHPVARTERFRAAAGEIEVLLTAAEELVFGGAARVDAGDVAYTPEQALGARVLADRHGVRAVEVAVRLLGNPGLARGNPLERHFRDIQCAPVHAPQADIALLAIGAKALGL; from the coding sequence GTGAGCGACCGACGCCGGGTGATCGACCGCCTCGCCGAGCTGGCACCGGGGTACGACCGGTCCGGGGACTTCCCCGCCGAGTCCCTCCGGGTGGCGCACACGGCCGGGCTGCTCACCGCCACCGTCGGGGAGCGGTACGGCGGCCGGGGCGCGGGTGTGGAGGAGACGGCCCGCATCCTGCACGCGCTCGGGCAGGGTGACCCGTCCGTCGCCCTGATCTCGGCGATGACGCTCGTCGCGCACGCCCGCCAGGCCGCGCAACCGCACTGGCCGGAGGAGCTTTACGCACGGGTCCTCAAGGAGTCCGGGGAGCGGCCGGTCCTCATCAACCACGCCCGGGTGGAGCCCGAGTTGGGCTCCCCCGCGCGGGGCGGGCTGCCCGCGACCCGGGCGCGGCGGACGGGCGGCGGCTGGGCGATCAGCGGCACCAAGCGGTTCGTGACGGGCGCGGAGGGGCTGGACTGGTTCCTGGTGTGGGCGACCACCGACGAGGCCGAGCCGCGCGTGGGCACGTTCCTGGTGCCCGGGGGCTCGCCCGGCATCGACATCGCCGGGAACTGGGACCAGTTGGGGCTGCGAGCCAGCGGCAGCCACGACGTCACCTTCCGGGAGGTGGAGGTGCCGTACGAGCAGGTGATCGGGCCGGCGGCGTACGGGCCCGGTGCCGAACAGGACAACCGGGCGGGCGCGGCGATCCATCTCCCGCTGGCCGCCCTGTACTTGGGGGTGGCGCGGGCCGCGCAGGCGTTCTTCCACACCTTCGCCCGGGAGCGGGTGCCCGCCAACCTCGGGCATCCGGTGGCCCGTACGGAACGGTTCCGGGCGGCGGCCGGGGAGATCGAGGTGCTGCTGACGGCGGCCGAGGAGCTGGTGTTCGGGGGTGCGGCGCGGGTCGACGCGGGAGACGTGGCGTACACGCCCGAACAGGCTTTGGGAGCACGGGTGTTGGCGGACCGGCACGGGGTGCGGGCGGTGGAGGTGGCCGTGCGGCTGCTCGGGAATCCGGGGCTGGCGCGGGGCAATCCGCTGGAGCGGCACTTCCGGGACATCCAGTGCGCGCCGGTGCACGCGCCGCAGGCCGACATCGCGCTGCTGGCGATCGGGGCGAAGGCGCTGGGACTGTGA
- a CDS encoding FAD-binding oxidoreductase produces MTAAPETTVSARLLGLLARDLPLDRLTTDPARLAAYATDRSGARPDGGPLAVVHARRTEDVTVTLRHAHTLRVPVVPRGAGTGLSGGAGAGEGSLVLDLSGMNRILELSADDQLAVVEPGMITAELDRAAGAHGLRYAPDPASAAISTIGGNIATNAGGLRCAKYGVTRDSVLGLEAVLADGTVVRTGRRTVKGVTGYDLTALLTGSEGTLAVITSATLRLRPVPVATATLAAYFDSFETAAEASYAIQRAGVVPALAELVDGPVLHAIDPALRARGAALLVVQCDGAGAEAEAEAVARVVAPLAATVETTTDPVEAEALLAARRLALPALERLGRPLIEDIAVPRSRLAEAVREIRAISERHDVPVFTLAHAADGNLHPIVVVDPALPELPDAAWEAAGEIFALALRLGGTLTGEHGVGVLKRQWVAEELGPAAHGLQRRIKEVFDPHGILNPGKGL; encoded by the coding sequence GTGACGGCGGCACCGGAGACGACCGTGTCGGCGCGGCTGCTGGGGCTGCTCGCCCGTGATCTGCCGCTCGACCGGCTCACCACCGACCCGGCGCGGCTCGCCGCGTACGCCACGGACCGCTCGGGCGCACGGCCGGACGGGGGTCCGCTGGCCGTGGTGCACGCCCGGCGGACCGAGGACGTGACCGTGACCCTGCGGCACGCGCACACCCTGCGGGTGCCGGTGGTGCCGCGCGGCGCCGGTACCGGGCTGTCGGGCGGGGCCGGCGCGGGCGAGGGCTCGCTCGTGCTGGACCTGTCCGGGATGAACCGGATTCTGGAGCTGTCGGCGGACGATCAGCTCGCGGTCGTCGAACCGGGTATGATCACCGCCGAGCTGGACCGGGCGGCCGGGGCGCACGGGCTGCGGTATGCGCCCGATCCGGCGAGCGCGGCGATCTCCACCATCGGCGGGAACATCGCCACCAACGCGGGCGGGCTGCGTTGCGCCAAATACGGGGTGACCCGGGACAGCGTGCTCGGGCTGGAGGCGGTGCTCGCGGACGGCACGGTGGTGCGCACGGGCCGCCGTACGGTCAAGGGGGTCACCGGATACGACCTGACGGCCCTGCTCACGGGCTCGGAGGGCACGCTCGCGGTGATCACGTCGGCGACGCTGCGGCTGCGGCCGGTGCCGGTGGCCACGGCCACGCTCGCCGCGTACTTCGACTCCTTCGAGACGGCCGCCGAGGCCTCGTACGCGATCCAGCGGGCCGGTGTCGTCCCGGCGCTCGCGGAGCTGGTGGACGGGCCGGTGCTGCACGCGATCGATCCGGCGCTGCGGGCGCGGGGCGCGGCCCTGCTGGTGGTGCAGTGCGACGGGGCGGGCGCGGAGGCGGAGGCCGAGGCGGTCGCCCGGGTGGTCGCGCCGCTGGCGGCGACGGTGGAGACGACCACCGATCCGGTCGAGGCGGAGGCGCTGCTCGCGGCGCGGCGACTGGCACTGCCCGCGCTGGAGCGGCTGGGGCGGCCCCTGATCGAGGACATCGCGGTGCCGCGTTCCCGTCTCGCGGAGGCGGTCCGGGAGATCCGCGCGATCTCCGAGCGGCACGACGTGCCGGTGTTCACGCTCGCGCACGCCGCCGACGGCAATCTTCACCCGATCGTGGTCGTCGACCCGGCCCTGCCGGAGCTGCCGGACGCGGCCTGGGAGGCGGCGGGCGAGATCTTCGCGCTGGCGTTGCGGCTGGGCGGCACGCTGACCGGGGAGCACGGAGTGGGGGTGCTGAAGCGGCAGTGGGTGGCGGAGGAGCTGGGGCCCGCCGCGCACGGATTGCAGCGGCGGATCAAGGAGGTGTTCGACCCGCACGGGATCCTCAACCCCGGCAAGGGGCTGTGA
- a CDS encoding SseB family protein, which produces MDISSNGHHAPQAVTPAQRALTALALDTHDTAALNTLADSEVLIPVPDDADEAAVNDPTAVALPVLEQPGGEQIVPVFTSEPAMAELLPYVSRYRLVPLGALASQWPTDADLSLTIDAGSPHGLTLDAHDVGTLLGGHGF; this is translated from the coding sequence ATGGACATATCCTCCAACGGCCACCACGCGCCCCAGGCCGTCACACCGGCCCAGCGCGCGCTGACCGCGCTCGCCCTCGACACCCATGACACGGCCGCGCTGAACACGCTCGCCGACAGCGAGGTGCTGATTCCGGTGCCGGACGACGCCGACGAGGCGGCCGTGAACGATCCGACGGCCGTGGCGCTGCCCGTGCTGGAGCAGCCGGGCGGCGAACAGATCGTGCCGGTCTTCACCTCGGAGCCCGCGATGGCCGAACTCCTGCCGTACGTGTCGCGCTACCGCCTGGTTCCCCTGGGCGCCCTGGCCTCGCAGTGGCCGACCGACGCCGATCTCTCCCTGACCATCGACGCCGGTTCCCCGCACGGCCTCACCCTCGACGCCCACGACGTGGGCACCCTCCTGGGAGGACACGGCTTCTGA